The Osmia bicornis bicornis chromosome 12, iOsmBic2.1, whole genome shotgun sequence genome contains the following window.
ACCAGCCTGGACGCATACCTTGCTATCGCGTACGTTGCACGGGATGCGGTGTACGCGGTGCTTCCGCTATCGTACGATCCGTCCTGTCCAACGATCGAAAACGCTGCCTCACCGGACTGACACCTGGTCGACATGAATGGAAAAGCGGTAGCTCGTATCCGGGATTTTACGTTCCAGTAACTGCATTGATCGGCACGTACCTGTGACGAGGCGGTTCTTGTGTTGCGAAGCGAGAATGCGGACGAGGAGAGTAGTTTCACGAGTTACCTTCGATGAGAGCAGATGGTAATGTATGTACTCGAGGATGTTTGCTTGGTAATTGGGTCAAGTTTCAAGGTCTTGGAGGCGTCATTGCTCCTCTATCGCTTGGAGTAACTGGATTAATCTTTGATTAATCATTTTgtgtttaattttgattaaGGTATAATTGGTCCTTTCAAGATCATAAGGAGATTCTAAAACAGAAGATACGAATGAATGGATCAAGCGATGAACTAAATACTGACTTTCCAACGATATTTCTCTTCTTGTAACCAATATCTGATCATCGCGATCCTTATCTATCGACATTCTCCCTTGCTCCTACCTTGAATTTCacctttaattaatataaaatttatagtaCCGTGATCAAATTTCCTGCAAACCCTGTCTTGTTTTAGTAGGAAAAAACCCGGAGGAGCGATCGACGTCATGGTTAGTGCAAGCGTTGAAGTCGCCCGCGTGCCATCGGGCATGCCGCGCGATCCGCGCTCACGTGTCACGTCTCGTGTAGTCATCCGGGATCATCGATCCCGGCCGATCTGCCGAAATAAAACGTCGAAGAGCTATGTTACGCTTCGGGCTACCTTTTCCTGACTCAGCTGATCGAGAACACCTTAAGTCCCCTTTGAAACAGCCCCGCTCGTCGTTCTTTCATGTCCCCCTCTCGAGGCTCTTGTCCCCTCTACCGTCATGCTGGAAATCACTTTCGAAGACCCGTTAACCTACTGGAGGCCTTAGTATTCGCGCTGTCTTCGAACCACCATGTTAACAGCGCAGGTGTACCTCTAGACCATCTGGCTTTCACAATAATTATTCTTGGATGCTGGTAACTCAGCTTAGCTACCTAAGGTAACAATATTAAACAAACTTCTTTAGCTTctacttaattaaaattcagtctaatttaattaactctaCGTCGTTTGATTGATAAAGGAAGAGCCTCTGATGCTAAGAGGTTTGCAAGAAGAATTGGAACTGATCAGTTCCTTCAAGTTTGACGCACCAAAGATCATATAAACAGGATGAAGGGATGGTTCGATGCGTTTCGCATCGACGGAGGTCCAACGTTGTACAGCTACAGCAACCGCACTCCTGTCACGGGTGACGTACCTCTGGTGATCGTGTTCGTGATATTCGGTACCATCCTCACAGCGTTCCTAGTCATATTCCCTGGCATACGGAAAGAGGTCAGCATTCGTTCGTTTTTTAACAAGGGAAACTACCCCTTTGAcaccttgtagagctcgtcgagctgaacacgcctataccccatTTTGGGGGcggacggctaattgtttaaaagatattaacaattaaagttagttattCCTTACATTGAGAAATATGACAAACTCACTCGCAATCTAAagatccacggttcaaatccttggttcccaacttctttttttaaattttaatttgtctcttttcgAATAACTATTATAGctgtgctataatcattgcatttattaataattatgacAAAAGAATAATTATGTACCTCGCATCCTGTAGAGACTCAGCACGTTTCTCACGGTGACCTTGAGCCTCTTCGTCGGAGCGTCGATTCAAGGTTCGTTCGGTCCACTTTACTTACTAATTGCAATTGAACAAGTGTAAAAAGGTGTCTTCTTTATAATCGTAGTTGCACAGTATGGGTCTTCTTGGCACACCAGCTCAGCAACTATCGTTGGTACGTACAGCGCATTCTCTAGACAGAAAACTGTTGCTGAAATAGGTGGATACATTGGACTGATGCACATAAACATCACTTACAAACGTGAGTCATTAAAGAAACATTTCTATTGTTCAGACAAACGTAAGAGATCAATAAAATCTCTTTGGATGCATCAGTTGTTTTAAAAGGTACCATGTATTTTTGCTTAAATCATGTACTTATGTGTATACAGTCCTACCCAGTACCGAGAATCCAATGGATGACGTGGAATATAATGAAAGATTCTGGTGGAGAAGCACAGGAGAGATGACCAGCGCCTTCAAACAGGCGCTTTATCAAGGAGCACCATTCCCTATTGTTTCTCTGGCAGAGTATTTCAGCCTTCATCAAGAAGGCTTCTCCTGGGGAAGCAAATACCGACAGGCTGGGTATTACGCATCGCTCATACTCTGGTATAATCACAGATACACTTTCAACGTCGTTGACCTGTCTCTTCTTACCAGTTGACTAACTAATCTTCTTCAGGACATCATTTGCCTCCTGGATCATGACAAATCTACTTCTAGTAGTTGTACCAAGATATGGAGCATACGGAATGATCATCACCGGTATTTGTATGCTGATAACAAACCTAACTTATTGGGTGCTATTACCCTGTGAACCATTGATAGCTCATATAGACGGTTCAATTCTTGCTTTCAATTTGGGATGGAATTATTGGCTGGTTCTTCTAGCTGGTTAGTAATACTTTGTATGTTAATGGAAGAGAAGTTTGAGGATCGGAATTCTTCTAGGTATCGGATGCCTGTTCGCTGGGGCTGTGATCACAGCCATCGACATGATATTCCCTCATCAATTCTCCACTATACTGGAAGTTGACTACGACACACCGTACGACAGGCACGTTATCATCGAGGAGAGTTTTGACACGAGGAACATCAGGCGGAGATTACCTAAAATTGAGGATTCGTTTGGTGATCGGATAATAAGGTTTCGTTTCGATTCATTCGCGCTGTTTGTTGAATGAATTCAGGATCaatatcattaaatattttgttcgTTTCAGTCAACTCTCGTCCAAGTTACAGAGCAGACACGACGCGAAGGAAGATACCCAAGGTGTGATCAATCGTGGATACACGTCGCACGAGTCTTCGGACTTTCAGCACGAAAGCAACGAAGAAACGACGAAGAATAACTGGTCTTACCCATTTCCATCATCCTCGCGAAGAACTATGAGTGGTtgatatttgttatttatctctcaattgttaataaattcattcaCACTCGCACAAGTCTGTTCCATTGTTCGTTAACCCTAGAACTCCTATGGGAGAAATGGAGAGGAGTAAAATatagttatttttattgtCTGAAGAATATACGTAGAACTAAGGAGATCAAGGTTTCCTAGGAGTTCCAGAGCTGAAAGAGAAAATGATTCGTTTCGTGGtcataaataagaaatataataatcgTTATAAATAAAGGATGCGCGTACACGCATGAATATGTACACTCGATAGAATTCCATGAACATTCATGATAGTCTATCGTCCTTCTCCTGTTCATCGATCAGACTAGCCAAAGTTTTCGAAATGATGAATGAAGTACGGTAAACGACGACCCTTATTCACCTCGTCACAGGATGACATCACGCTCTTCGTCAGGGGGCGTGGTCCGCAGCTAAATACTCCTATTTTACTGACCTGTATAAATCCACAATCGTTATATCCTATATCAATCAACTGAACTAAAATAACGTAGAggatttattttcaaacaacTCACATAACTATGTTTCTTCTGAACAAACTTTAAAAACGAAGTCATGTCGGGCCGACCAAAGTGATTGATGGCTTTCAGCCCAGTGAATATGCTTTTTTTAGATAGCCTCTGAAAATGATTCTCGCAAATGTACTGTAACAAACATAATCCCAATGTatataacaaataattattaatatctttagAAGTATATATAATGACGTACCAGCATGGTAGTACGTAAGTCGAACTTGTGAAAAAATTGCGTGATAAATATATGAATTTCTAATACGTCCGTTACATCTTTCCTCTCTACGTCCCTGAGCACGTCGATGAACCATTCAAAGTGCTTGTGCGATGGACAGATCCATAGGAAATAAACCTATAAGTATcgtagaattattttaatgaaattatcgTGGCACTGAACTATTTAATGGGTGCTCTGTAAATCTCAAGTACCTTTTTACAAGCAACACCTGAATATCTGTTGGTGGAGGTACCAAAAACGAGGTCGTTAAGCATGGACGCGTAAGGAGTGACTCCGATACCACCACCGACCATCACAGCGACCTCGAACTTATACCAATCTTGATTACCACCTCCAAACGGACCTTCTATTCTGATTTTCGGATGCTCATCCTCTGGATTATAATTGCAAGGATCGAAATAATTGCGCAACTTCCAAGTCCAAGGTCCTTGCGCCTTGATGTGACACGACAGGAAATTCTCGTGCGGTGCCGAAGTTAACGTGAAAGAATGAAACTCATTCGACCTGAAGGCGGTGCACGAGATACGCACCCATTGTCCAGATAGGTACTTTAAATTCGGAGGTCTGTAGAACTTAATTTTGATCACGTCTGATGGTAAAAGCTCGGTTTCAATGATGTCCAACGCCATGTATTTGGTTCGAAGACTCACTACCTGAAAGTTGACGttaataaatcattatatttaatgtctAAACGAATCTTTTTAATTCGATTTACCTTGTCGAGGGCGTAAATGATGGCGGGACCAACAAAGAATATCCAGAAACGTGGCGAACCCGTTAAGCGAGCTAAACCGTGGATCAAACACAAAGCGTATAATACAACGTACAAACTGTGGGTTGACCAGAAGAATTTATACGCTTTTTGACGGATAGTAGGATGAGCGAAGACGAAGATTATCGTCATCACGATGAACAGGAGGATACCGGTCAAACCTAAGAGAATTAAACGTCAATAGCTGAAGGGTATAATCAATGTTCAAGAAATCTAATTTATTTCTCAGTCACCTGTTACCGTTTTGAAAAGCCAAAACGAGATCGTCAAACGAGCATCGCTTGGAAAACTGATCTCACTGGTCAGACACCGAAGATGAGCCAGTGGCTGGGTGGAGATATGATAAAAATTCACCATGTGACCAACTGTGTGTAAAACGGAAAAGAACAGCGCGGTACACGCGGCTATTTTATGGAATTGTATATGAGAATCTAAAGGAATGTACTGTTGAATGGTGAATTCTTTCAGTTTGGTCAGCAGATTGCGTGACATGGTTAAAAGTAGCAGACTGTAACAAAAGGACAGGGCAGCCGCAGATCCTCTGGTAATTGCAATTCCGACACCCATTATGTGTCTCAGATCCGTGTGCTCAGCCATAAATGAATAATCTACAATTGAAATAACCGTTAATCATATGACTCTTTGAATATGATTAAAAACAATTGCTGAAACGTACAGATAAATCTCTCAACGAAAAGAGCGATAGTCGTGACGTAAAACACGAACAGGTAAAATATATTCTGTCGATTTTCCTCGAGGAATGTCGACACAGCGTCCCACTGCTTGCGTGTCCAACTCTTGGAATCCTCTGGAGGAAGTTGATCGATATGGAAACTCGTCATACGAGCGACATTCGTCGACGTGTCGAGGAAATTTTGTTTCGCGCCTTTGCAATCGAGACCGATCGCCACGAAATCGCCTTTGTACTCTTTCATCATCAATTTGAAGTCGTTGTAAGTGAGGTAATCCTTCCTCTCTAGGCCAGCATCCTGAAGAACAGAACAATTTAAGAATGGCTCGTTTATGTAACAGATAATATTACTTCAAACAATTACTTGAAACATTCCGTCGATCAGCTCGGTGACATGATCGTCGGACAGACTGGTAGTTCGTGCGATTTCTACTAAGGATCTAAGCATCTCTGATAACTCTTCTTTGTCGATCACTCCGTTGCTATCCTTGTCGCACATGTCGAAGATGATTCTCAGTTTGTCCTCGGTTTTTCCTCGCGAGAAAAGTAAAACAGTATCGAGGAATTCCTGAAAGACATAAGAAATTCTGAGCTGCTTCCAAATCCCATAGGATACAACTATAAGATTCGGAGCTAAGAATCTTAATAATAGAATTCCATTAATCCTTTCGCTGCCACGGTAGTCCCATGGGActtgttttttcatttcaccCATGGTGGTCACCAGTGACCATTGTAccgttattttaatatatttcgcagttctttgccattatacaatttttaatatgaaatttctattgTGGCCCACTGGTGCAAGTTCAAAAATTCGCCTGGCAACGATAGGGTTAACATTGGTTCACACCTGAAACGAAATACGTCCATCTCTGTCTTTATCAACGatgttaaacatttttttcacgAAGACCGCATCCGCCCGCATG
Protein-coding sequences here:
- the LOC114871308 gene encoding dual oxidase maturation factor 1, whose translation is MKGWFDAFRIDGGPTLYSYSNRTPVTGDVPLVIVFVIFGTILTAFLVIFPGIRKERLSTFLTVTLSLFVGASIQVAQYGSSWHTSSATIVGTYSAFSRQKTVAEIGGYIGLMHINITYKLLPSTENPMDDVEYNERFWWRSTGEMTSAFKQALYQGAPFPIVSLAEYFSLHQEGFSWGSKYRQAGYYASLILWTSFASWIMTNLLLVVVPRYGAYGMIITGICMLITNLTYWVLLPCEPLIAHIDGSILAFNLGWNYWLVLLAGIGCLFAGAVITAIDMIFPHQFSTILEVDYDTPYDRHVIIEESFDTRNIRRRLPKIEDSFGDRIISQLSSKLQSRHDAKEDTQGVINRGYTSHESSDFQHESNEETTKNNWSYPFPSSSRRTMSG